The Oncorhynchus gorbuscha isolate QuinsamMale2020 ecotype Even-year linkage group LG04, OgorEven_v1.0, whole genome shotgun sequence genome includes the window aaaaaaaaaattacaagtagttttttttacccctttttctccccaatttcgtggtatccaattgttgtagtagctactatcttgtctcatcgctacaactcccatacgggctcggtagagacgaaggttgaaagtcatgcgtcctccgatacacaacccaaccagccgcactacttcttaacacagcgcgcatccaacccggaagccagccgcaccaatgtgtcggaggctacatcgtgcacctggcaaccttggttagcgcgcactgcgcccggcccgccacaggagtcgctggtgcgcgatgagacaaggacatccctaccgaccaagccctccctaacccggacgacgctaggccaattgtgcgtcgccccacggacctcccggtcgcagccggttacgacagagcctgggcgcgaacccaggaactctgatggcacagctggcgctgcagtacagcgcccttaaccacccgggaggccgccatgaatcactaacctttgacgatcttcatcagacgacactcccaggactcaatgttacacaatacatgtatgttttgttcgatcaagttcgtatttatatccaaaaacctccgtttacattggcgccatgttcagaaatgcctccaaaacatccggagaaattgcagagagccacatcaaataacataaatactcaaactttgatgaaagatacatgttttacatagaattaaagatacacttgttcttaatgcaaccgctgtgttagatttttaaaaagctttacagcaaaagcacaatattcaataatctgagaacagtgttcagccacaaaagcaagccatacagttacctgccaaattgtggagtcaacaaaagtcataaatagcattaaaccttcacttacctttgctgatcttcgtCGGAATGCTCTCCCAGGGCTCCCACTTCcacaagaaatgtttgttttgttcgattacgTCCATAAATGTCCAAATACCTCTGTCGTGCATTTAGTTCACTATTCCCAAGGCACAATGCGCGAGCGCAAAATCCAAAAACTTTATTATAAATCtacaataatattccaaccggacaatagcgtattcattacagaggaaaaagaaggaacggTGTGACCGCGcagtaaacaactgattggcctcagcctagttcacttgttgaaacagctcttattcgacccccttccacaatagaagcttcaaacaactttctaaagactgtttacATCTGCTGGAAGTCTTGGGAAGTGCAATATTGCCCCATAGACACAGCATactggataggcaatcacttaatGAAACAACAAACCTCAAATTtcccacttccgggttggatttgtctcaggttttcgcctgccatatgagttctgttatactcacagacatcattcaaacagttttagaaacttcagagtgttttctatccaatactactaataatatgcatatattagcatttgggacagagtagcaggcagtttactctgggcaccttaatcatccaagctactcaatactgcccccctgtcaccaagaagttaatggacaaaaaattatattttctttcaaaaacaagtacaTTCCTAAGTTACCCTAAACtcttgaacggtagtgtatgtggtTATGTACCAATGTAATCgaggtttgaaatgattgttttTGTCTGTTTTGGGCTTCTTgtgtcaatttgcagtgtacaaattatttataattatgctccggccccctgaccatccgctcaataaaaaaaaaatgtcctgCGGCTGAACCTAGTTGATAACCCCTGGACTACACCATAAGTAAAGCATGACACCCTGGGCCACAAACCAGAGCACACCACAACAGAGTGGCTAGCCAGGGCCAGGTCCATTAATTCCATCGCTCTATGCTTTGGCCGATTTGTCAAATGTCCTTGGACAATCTACTGCTAAGCTGGCCTGTGACTCACTAATCACTAATCCTGACCCATCTGTAGAGGCCTGCCATCTCACCTCTCTCCACTAGATATCTGCTCCTGCATAGGCTCTCTGAATAGCATGCTCCTTGATGCCACTGCACCGCTCCTGTCAGAGCTGAAGCTTTCACTTCCTGGCCTGATCCTCTTCTCTTTTCACAGACTTGACCTATGAGCTGACAGTGAGAAGTTCAGATCCAACAGGTAAGACGTTTCCCAGGCCTTCCTCTATTACATGACCCCAagtacacacacatccacaccggTATCTGTTTCACACTTCACATTCCATTGCTAGAGCAATTGACTTGACTTTCTCGCACAATAACTAATAGCATAGTTATTGAGAGAATACTATGGATCTTTACTGGGATTGGCAGGCAGGGTCAGTTAATTTTCACATTATTTTTCTGTAGATTTAATTCTATGGGAATcgtttctctctgtgttttgaCTTGACTCTGCTGTCATTGTGTAAGTAATATAGGCCCTAGCAGTGCATTGTTGGATAGAGACATGGAATGTCGCCGATAATGTTTTACCAATTGCAATTAGTTTGACACTGATTTCAATTTGATTGGAACACTTTAGAATTATGTGCTTTCAAATTAAATGTATACATTTTCTGCAAACTATCGTACTGGCATTTGTATTGTTAATGATGTTATGTAGCCTATGTGAACTAAGAAtcactcatatatatatatatatatatatatataagcagaGCCTGAAGGTTCTGCTTACCTTCACCCTGGCTGTTAAACAGTGGCAGTGACCGTGAATAGCCCAGGCCCTAAAACCTGCAACGCTATTAAATAAGACTTTCtgcagcagaacagaacagaggccTCTGTATTTATTTGCCCTGGGAATGGGAGAAAGCAGAAGGCTAGGGCTGTATCCTGGGAACACTTTTCCACCCAGGAAACGGTGCGCTGCAGCCGGAACCGCCTGCTGTTCAGGGCACTGTCCTCTTTTCAGTCAGCTCATTGCCTAGCTCACAGCACAGCCCCCTCCCATCCCCCATATTACCATGGACATGTAACAGAGTCAAACGGTGTGAATTATATACACAGGAGAACTGCCCATGGGCCTGCATTAGAACCACATGGAGGTCTAACCTTGGAATCTGACCTGTAGGCTAGTAGACAGACTCAAAGAATTGATCAATAATTACAGGACATCTATGCAATGGGGAAACAATATAGCAGTCAATGTGGTTGTTTTTAGATATTCAGTCAGTAATATAGAAAGTGTTATCAATGGGAAGAGGTTAGCTCTGCCAGTAAACATGTCAGTGAACAGTTGTAACGAAGCCCTCCTACCCTCATGCTGACCTTTCAGGACATCATTACAGTCCTGATTAAGCCGCTGAAATAGCTCTATATACTAGCCAGAGAACAATGGGCTGATATATACTCTGTAGCATCTCTAGCCATGGACCCAAGCAAAAAATAATGATAGGAAAGTAAAAACATCCTTTTGCTGAAATCGGGAACTGTTTTAATCAGGCTTGATCTTTGGGCTACATTGGCTTGATATTTGATGTATTTTGTGCTACTGAATTATTGAATGGGAAATCAGTCAGTTCACTGTTGCAGAATAAGAGTAGGTTCAGGTTGTATGACCGGTAACATGTCTCAATGATACCTTGTGAATCCTGTAATGGGGAGGTGTTCTCCCTGGCTCTTTGCAGTGCAGACAGTGTGGTACTGTGGGGACTGTCAGAGACCGTAGCAGGTTAGTGTTGGACATCTTGCAGATTGCAGTGCAGGAAATTAGATGATGTGCCACAGCACTAATGCACAGTCTGCAACTTAGTGCAGCAGACAGGACTCAGCGGCTCTAGCTTGGGTCCAAAACAAAGACAACACCCCCCCGCTCATTAAGCAGATTGGTATATTTCCTAACAGCCTAGTAGAAAATCGACATATACTCTAGTATTAGATGTAGATGGTTGTGTTGGGTAGATATTATTATCTAGGATCTACGGTATGATTTAGGCCTATCTATATGATACAGAGAGCTAATAGCTAGGCTATATCTGTACCGTAGCTGATTGTGAATGTGTGTTTGATACTTGGGTTGGGGGGGAGGCGATGTGTGGGCAGTGTTGAGCTGGCGAAGGAGGAGGAAGGGCAATAATGAAGGTCAGAGGAGAGCTGTGCCCTTGCTATGGACCAGAGCTGTATTATGAGACAGGAGCTCTTGCCTCTCGCTCTGCCCACTGCTGACGAGTCTGTAGACATCCCTCTCGCCCACTCACATCAGCTGATAGACTCAATCCGTGGCCAGTGGGTGCACTTAAAGTGCCTATGGgcaactagtgtgtgtgtgtgtgtgtgtgtgtgtgtgtgtgtgtgtgtgtgtgtgtgtgtgtgtgtgtgtgtgtgtgtgtgtgtgtgtgtgtgtgtgtgtgtgtgtgtgtgtgtgtgtgtgtgtgtgtgtgtgtgtgtgtgagagcattaTTAGGATTTAAGTGACAGCGTTTTGTATTTCATTTGTAGTATCTGACATGTACACATGCCTACGGTATGTTGACTGCAGATGGTAGCCCTACCAGACACAAAAGGAAAACAGCCTTTTGTGTATTCCTTATGGAATATTTTGAGGGGAATGGACCATGTTTTATTGTGGATCCAAATGAAGCAGGCTGCTGTATTGGTGACAGTGAATACCGGGTTGCTGGTGGTTGTGTTGGTTTTGTCTTCAAATACAGGTCTAACAGTGtgatttgtttgtgtttgtgcagACAGCAGTGAGGCACGCTGCAGGGAACTGCACAGTAAGTGCGAGGAGCTGGAGGCTCAGCTgaaggtgaaggaggaggagaacactGAGCTGCTGAGAGACCTGGAGCAGAAGAACGCCATGATCTCTGTCCTGGAGAACACCatcaaggagagggagaagaagtacCTGGAGGAGCTGAAGATGAAGAGCCACAAGCTGGCTGTCCTGTCTGGGGAGCTAGAGCAGAGAGCCAGCACCATCGCCTACCTCACCTCTCAGCTCCACACCACCAAGAAAAAGCTCCTGGCAGGCAGTTCCTCCGAGGCCAGTCCCAACGTCAGCCCTGTGAGCTCCTACAAGCCCACCCCTCCCCCAGCTAAAGACCGGCAGCCTGGTCCTGAGACCCCTCACCGCCGCATGAAGAAGAGCCTGTCTCAGCCGCTGCACTCTGAGTTAACCGAGGTATACCGGCTGGGTTCTGATGGGAGGAGGATGGTCCTACGGGAGGCGGTGGATGCCATGCCTGACCCCACCCCCTTCCTGCAGGCATCTCGAGACACCCCTGATCTGCAGATGGTACGAGACCGGCCTGCCGTCATCCCCCCCATCGCCTGTGATCGCTCGTCCAGCCCCCGCCACAGCCCGGCACGGGCCCGCCAGCACCATGCACACGTGGGCGTTGCACACCGCACCCACCATTGCACCCCTCCCGTGGTGTCTCCTCAGCCAGAGCTGGAGATCCTGGCTGTGGACCAGGTCAATGGGGGCAAGGTGGTGAGGAAGCGCTCTGGGGCAGACAGAACAGTTTAACACCCTCATACACAAGAGCAAGAAGGAGCATCACCTACTGTATAAATCACCTGCTTTTATGCAACACTGCAATGAGCAAAGAAAGTAAAATGGAAAACAGACAAAAAAAGACCACCATGCCAAATGTTTTGTTTTGAAACACGTGACTTACACGTCCTGTCCTTTTTTTGCTTTCTCATCTCACTCTGTCATACATTGTGCACATAAACTTATCCGCCAAACATCTGCATTATTGCCTGCTTACCTGGTGAATCCATACACATATTATCATTGTTACTACCAGGGGTGAAAGTATATTTCACCAGTGCGGGACTACAGAAATGACACAGTAGTCTACTTTGCTGACACAGACAAACGGATCAATAAAAACAACTGTTGTCTGATCCATATAATTGGCCTATGAAAAGGGGAGACACAAATACAATATGACAACCATGTAACCTAGAGGAGGAAGTTATTGtcccaaaaaacaaacaaaagtggCACTGACCCAATGACAGACACTGAATATGCGCACTGACCCAATGACAAAGACAGTGAATATGCACACTCTAGGGATATGGCCGATGTTCTCCGCTACTGCCAATATGATATGCTACTGTTCCCACAATTCGGTTAAGAATTTTGATAAGACAGATTGACAATATTTTCATTGTCATCTCTAAAGTAATAGCCAACAGTTTTTTTCACGATAGTACTTTTAATTATTGTGATATGCCTGGCTGGGTCTGTCCTTTTCAATGACAGTCACAACTCAACAATCATcaacattatatatacacagttgaagtctaacgtttacatacaccttagccaaatacattaaactcagtttcacaattcctgacatttaatcctagaaattaaaaaaatccctgtcttcggtcagttaggatgaccactttattttaagaatgtgaaatgtcagaatagtttatttcagatttaatttctttcacattcccagtgggtcagaagtttacatacactcaattcgtatttggtagcattgcctttaaattgtttaacttggatcaaatgtttcgggtagccttccacaagcttcccacaataagttggcccattcctcctgacagagctgatgtaactgagtcaggtttgtaggcctccttgctcgcacacactttttcagttctgcccacaaattgtctctAGGATTAAgttcagggatttgtgatggccactccaataccttgacattgttatCCTTATGCcactttgccacaactttggaagtatgcttggggtcattgtccatttggaagaccaattgaacttcctgactgatgtcttgatgttgcttcaatatatccacatcattttccagcctcatgatgccatctattttgcaaagtgcaccagtccctcctgcagcaaagtaccaacacaacatgatgctgcaacccccgTACTTCGcagttgggatgttgttcttcggcttgcaagcaaacataacaatggtcattctggccaaacagttctatttttgtttcatcagaccagaggacatttctccaaaaagtacgatctttgtccccatgtgcagttgcaaactgtagtcttgctttttttatggtggttttgaagctgtggcttcttccctgctgagtggcctttcaggttatgtcgatacaggactcgttttactgtggatatagatacttttgtacctgtttcctccagcatcttcataagatcctttgctgttgttctgggattgatttgcacttttcgcagcaaagtatgttcatctctaggagacagaacgcgtctccttggtgagcggtatgacggctgtgtggttccatggtgtttatacttgcgtactattgtttgtacaaatgaacgtggtaccttcaggcatttggaaattgctcccaaggatgaaccagccttttctgaggtcttggctgatttcttttgattttcccatgacaagcaaagaggcactgagtttgaaggtaggccttgaaatacatccacaggtacacctccaattgactcaaattatgtcaattagcctatcagaagcttctaaagccatgacataattttctggaattttccaagctgtttaaagacagtcaactttgtatgtaaacttctgacccactggaattgtgatacagtgaaataatctgtccgtaaacaattgttggaaaaatttcttgtcatgcacaaagtgatgtcctaaccgacttgccatatatatatatatatatatatatacacacacacaaaagtatgtggacaccacttcaaattagtggattctgccatttcagacacacccattgctgacaggtatataaaatcagGCACAAAGCCAAAGGATCTCCATAGAGAAACATTGGCACtcgaatggccttactgaagagttcagtgactttcaatgtggcaccgtcataggatgccacctttccaacaagttagtcaaatttctagagctgccctggtcaactgtgagtgctgttattgtgaagtggaaacgtctagtagcaacaacggctcagatcagccacacaagttcacagaacggtACTGAGGAGTGCTGCAGTGCATAAAAATCCTCTTCCctaggttgcaacactcactacagagttccaaactgcctctggaagcaacgttagaactgttcgtcgggagcttcattgAAATgcgtttccatggccaagcagccacacacgagcctaagatcaccatgcgcaatgccaagcatcggctggagtggtgtaaagctcgccgccattggactctggagcagtggaaacgcgttctcaagagtgatgaatcacgcttcaccatctggcatgtccgacagactaatctggcagatgccaggagtatgctacctgtcccaatgcatagtgccaactgtaaagtttggtggaggaggaataatggtccggggctgtttttcatggttcgggttaggccccTCAGTTCTCGTGAAGGGGaacattaacactacagcatacaatgacattgtagacgattctgtgcttccaactttgtggctacaggttggggaaggccatttccagtttcagcatgacaatgcccccatgcactaAGCGAAATCCATACAGAAagggtttgttgagatcggtgtgacagaacttgactggcctgtataaagccctgacctcatccccatcgaacacctttgggatgaagcccaacatcagtgcccgacctcactaatgctcttgtgggtgaatgttccaacatcaagtggaaagctttcccagaagagtggaggctgttatagcagcaaaggggggaccaactccaaataatgccaatgattttggaatgagatgtttgatatgtAAGTGTCCACATATGTTGTGTATTTGATATTTGCTGCGTGCGCTGCCCAAATTGCGGGCACTTCCGACTGTAGCCTAggcgattttttttttttttaaagaagctaatgatcctctATTGCCAAGTCATGCTTTTTGTTGTAGTAGACGgttttgaattatttatttaagtatAGACAGGAAGCTAATTAGGATATATCATTTTGGCAATTCAATGTACTTTAGGGAAAGCTTCCCCTTCCCCTTATGTTTTTAATGTGGAATAAACAACAGCAGTCATtgtgttttcatctgattgtcaatcAGTCACTCAACAAAGGCGCTCCTGTAGGCTACTCGCGGACATTCGTCCACTCACAAAATAATTTCAACATCCAAACCCcaacagtgcactgtgcacccacaatttgatgaatggaaagagacatctgttacaaacCCCCTACGTGTATTGTAATGACATTCTACGATTGTCATTAGGCCTAGATTTGTGGTATGAATTGATTAATCAACTGCGAGCCTTGGGTTTCGGCCACTCAACCTTGCCTTGTCCACGAGTGTTTCTGCCACTCAGCTCCCCGCCTTGACAAAATGTAAGTGTTCTCCTCAAACCACAACGCAATTTAGCCAGGACGCTGTATGGGACAGATACCCCTTACTTTCACCCCTGGTTACTACTACAGTTAAGTTATCCATCCATACTTCATCTGGTCAGCAATATTGTCCAGTCATGTCAACAAGCTACTGTATATAAAAGTACATGCTATAGAAGTTAACTAATACTCCCTGAATGTTTTTCATCTTATTGTGAAGTCATGTCACTATATGGACAAACAGGAAAGAGTCACACAAATGAATTGGTAATTGGAAAGTTCTTTATGCGGTTTAAGAATTGGTCAAATTGGgcggtgtacagtatgtgttctttATGTGGAAGCaagagtgaggtgtgtgtgtgtcatgtatgtGACACAAATGGAAATGTCATAGCTTTCACTAAGACATTGTAGACACGCAACTTTGTGATATCTGTACATATGTCATGGATTTATTTATTGGTTGGTTGTTTTACTTTTAATATAGAAAAAAATGCATCAAGTACCAAAATAATGGCATTATATAATCACTTATTGTCATTCTCACATCACACTTGTCCTTGAATACTATATATATGACAATATAATAAAGTGGTCCTTTTTCTCACTAATGTGGTGTGTGTTGGAAAGAATCTAACCTCTGTCCAAAGCTTTCACCACGTCCACCAAGCATGGGAGCCGAGTCTATGAAGAATCTGAAGCAGAAACTGCTTGAAGTTTCAGGCTTCCAGTGGACATACAGTAGGATGAGAAACATGCAGTGGCAATTTAagcatgtacatcttggtggggcaaacttaatatttttagatgcatgccagcaaagtcactacacaacactaaacaatacattaattgcactataatggtgacaatcggtgcccacaaactgttagggtctacataaagcagtcccaacagcagagctttcttttcagcaccatgtgAATTAATCCTTACccctgctacacctggctatcagcagagcctcgTCTGGAAGCGAAACATTTAATTCAGCCTCATTAATTGACTTTTAAAAACAcatactaccgttcaaacgtttggggtcacttagaaatgtccttgttttccatgaaaacatacatgaaatgagttgcaaaatgaataggaaatgtagtcaagatgttgacagggttataaataatgatttttaattgaaataataattgtgtccttcaaactttgctttcatcAAATCATCCtcaatttgcagcaattacagccttgtggacctttggcattctagttatCAATTTGtagaggtaatctgaagagatttcagccaatgcttcctgaagcacctcccacagttggtttatttgaaaacacacagtaatgggggagcaggaaaaggggctgagctggacccaaggaaagaaatagTAAGTatccaaaaacacccctaagctagactagcctacttcaccaacagctaactaactaaccaaaaatacagtgggtggtccgcccagttctaactagtgttttTATACAAAGTATTCCGACAGGtaatgtatgcccatgggcgCCTTATCCTGGTACCCCCTTTTCCCACCgtcaaacaaacaccataacaaaACCAATACTCACAGGTGGGGACAAAGTGACATGTAGTTGCAAAAACCAAACaagagatctacagacagatggcattgacagagagattgagctccagAGGAAACAACTGaatgggtttttaaaccaagggaaaggggatgtgattgggtaatgGAAAAAGGAGATGTGTCTTCTGATTAGCGACTGATTGGGGAATGATGAAtgccacctgtgaggggagagggagagaaaagaaataAACACACAGGTTACCTCTATCCGTAACATTagagatgagtttcagaagaaagatctttctgtccattttgagcctgtaattgaacccacaaatgctgatgctccagatactcaactagtctcaaGAAGGCCAgtgttattgcttctttaatcagtacaacagttttcagctgtgctaacatagttgcaaaagggttttctaatgatcaattagccttttaaaatggtaaacttggattagctaacacaacgtgccattcaAACACAAGAGTGAAggttgctgataataggcctctgtaagcctatgtagatattccatttaaaatctgcaatttccagctacaatagtcatttacaacattaacaatgtctacactgtatttctgatcaacttgaggttattttaatggacaaaatgtgcttttctttcaaaaacacggacatttctaattgaccacaaacttttgtactgtatagctgatatggctgacttgcttaaacaaatgatgtttctactgacaattgagatgtgaaaactatggcataaggggtagaagagcggataagaggcaatccgtagtttcgattaagacattaatgagcgagctaggacggacgtagtcaatataaatatttgttcagcacttgaaatgtacagtgatagaattcagaacatgggccgttcttatagtattctccctgtacaccaagtcagaactaaATAAAAACGGAGCACAGAAAAACGGAACCGACATTTGGCGAGCTTGCCAGGAGGGAGTGAGTGCAACGCTACTGGACGGAACCTGAACCCCCTTCTCTGATCACCAAATTGTAAGCTAAGCAGACACCTGTTATATCGAAATCTGTAATTTATAAGATGTGGATGTTCAGTGTTTTGCTGGTATGTAAAACCGCCGCCTCCCTCTTGTAATTGTAAAAACAAAGCAACCTAAAATGTGCCTGTATAAGTCAATGAATGTGTGGTAATTGTTGTATGTCAATGTGTGTTATATATGTCATATGTATTAAGAAGAGTAGCTCGCCTTCTAGCGTGTTGGGGGTGCTGGGGTAACTTCCAGAAGGGTACTCAAGAGTAGTTAGGATCAGAAGCTTTATCTAGCGTGAAAG containing:
- the LOC124033341 gene encoding coiled-coil domain-containing protein 92-like: MASHNGTLENQLHSAQKNLLFLQQDHAKTLKGLHAEIRRLQQHCTDLTYELTVRSSDPTDSSEARCRELHSKCEELEAQLKVKEEENTELLRDLEQKNAMISVLENTIKEREKKYLEELKMKSHKLAVLSGELEQRASTIAYLTSQLHTTKKKLLAGSSSEASPNVSPVSSYKPTPPPAKDRQPGPETPHRRMKKSLSQPLHSELTEVYRLGSDGRRMVLREAVDAMPDPTPFLQASRDTPDLQMVRDRPAVIPPIACDRSSSPRHSPARARQHHAHVGVAHRTHHCTPPVVSPQPELEILAVDQVNGGKVVRKRSGADRTV